A section of the Diabrotica virgifera virgifera chromosome 8, PGI_DIABVI_V3a genome encodes:
- the LOC126889788 gene encoding craniofacial development protein 2-like produces MAQSKHNQSITDHGSRKPRSGREGCAPDCGAFPVVTTRNPYNLKSTTTLKMSSSTIRLGTWNVKSLYAAGKLSNLVQEVKRLKIDIMGISELRWPGAGTCEQNEGTLYYSGSVEDDVHHRNGVGIFITSKFKKYVKNFVPVNDRLAILQLNSKPFNVNVIQIYAPTSEKKYDNDVESFYSQLKQTLNNLNRNEITYIIGDFNAKIDQGRRSDLIGGYGLGESNERGDRLYQFCQEHDMIIANTWFKLHKRRLYTWKGPGDNSLHIIRNQIDYILVNKRFKNGVKRSTTYPGADIGSDHNLLIADIQVKLKKVEENPKTPKLHISASNKTLIENDLNNQLKNSTNENNTEIWNTFKNLTWKVMEKYTTTMQRHKKQQWMTDEILELMEQRRKLKDNKTKYKEKQKLIKQKIKVAKEKWMEDKCKELEKLNEKDDTFNMFKKVREVAGLYYKKTPHTITDSSGKMIIDEHEIRTTWYNYINELYNDDRPEELDTLDEGEGPEILKSEIQHAIKLAKTRKPLVPTTYLQKC; encoded by the coding sequence ATGGCGCAATCCAAACATAATCAGAGTATTACTGATCATGGATCTCggaaaccaagatccggcagggaagGGTGCGCACCAGACTGTGGAGCCTTCCCGGTCGTCACCACACGAAACccctacaatttaaaaagtacgacaactttaaaaatgtctagcagtacaatcagattaggcacatggaatgttaaaagcctctatgcagcaggcaagctcagtaacttagttcaagaggttaaacgcttaaaaattgatataatgggcatcagtgagctccgctggcctggagcgggaacatgtgaacaaaatgaaggcacactatactattctggaagtgtagaagatgacgtacatcataggaatggagttggcatatttataacatctaaattcaagaaatatgtaaaaaattttgtacctgtaaatgacagactagcgatactccaattaaatagtaaaccatttaatgtcaatgttatccagatatatgcccctacttcagaaaagaaatatgacaatgatgttgaatcattctatagtcaattaaaacagacacttaacaatctaaataggaacgaaatcacatatattattggagattttaacgcgaaaattgatcaaggacgaagatctgacctgataggtggatatggactaggggagagcaacgaaagaggcgatagattataccagttctgtcaagaacatgacatgataatcgcaaatacatggttcaaattacacaaaagaagattatatacatggaagggaccaggagataactcgcttcatataattagaaatcagatagattatattctagtaaacaagagatttaagaatggtgtcaagagatcaacgacatatcctggtgcagatatcggttcagaccataaccttctaatagctgacatccaagtgaagctcaaaaaagtcgaagaaaaccccaaaacaccaaaattacatatatcagcatccaacaaaacgctaatagaaaatgacctgaataatcagctaaagaattcaacaaatgaaaacaatacagaaatatggaacacgtttaaaaatcttacctggaaagtaatggaaaaatatacgacaacgatgcagaggcacaaaaaacaacaatggatgactgatgaaatcctggaattgatggagcagagaagaaaactgaaagataacaaaacaaaatacaaagaaaaacaaaaactaattaaacaaaaaataaaggtagctaaagaaaaatggatggaggataaatgcaaggaattagaaaagttgaatgaaaaagatgatacgtttaatatgtttaaaaaagttagagaagtagctggtctttattataagaaaactccacatactataaccgattcgtcgggaaaaatgataatagacgaacacgaaatccgaactacctggtataattatataaatgaactgtataatgatgatagacccgaagaactggacactttagatgaaggtgaaggaccagaaatactaaaatcagaaatacaacatgctataaaattggcaaaaacaagaaagccgttggtcccgacaacatacctacagaaatgttaa